The stretch of DNA GATGAGGGCGAGGGCGGAGGTCTTCATTGTAGATTGGGGAGATGTGATAAACGAGTGAATGAGGTTGGAGAGTAAGATCTGAGGAGTCTGGAGGGTGCGGACTGCGGGCCTTTTATAATGGACCTCTCGTGTCTGTGCTAATTAGCGCCGCAGGGCTGACGCATATCTATCAGAGGCCcttcatttttttctttctgcAAACTATGAAACTGAACATTGTACCAATTCGGGAAATTAGTTCGGTTCATGCATGTGTACTGAGTCCTCCAAGGGTCTAAGCTGTACAAAATAAGGGGCTACGGTTGGATATATGTAAGATAGCCATGCATACATTCCTCCTGTACAACCAGGCACAGCGGCTCGGGCCGAACCCACATACGCAACCCGCCTGGAGACACATTGGATAACTGGACAGCAGAACCTGTTCATTCTACTGACACGTCGTCGACACCAGCAGCGTTCTAATAGTGCCTGAAACTGGAACCAATACACCTGCATTAGGACAAGTCCCCTTATCAGTGTTGGGCTACTGCGCACACAATTatgcttttttttttttacttttttttttggcagCCAGGAATGGGTGAGTGCATCTCGGAGGCTACAGTGCAGCTTTGGGAGCTTGAGCCGCGTTTCTTTGTTCCGTGACCACGACCGAGTGTTGTGGTATCGTAATATCTATCTTATTTTTTCGTCGTGCTTACAACATTTGCGTCGAAAGGGGGACATTCCCAGCAAGAATCAAAATTTGAAGATGTGATTAGAGGGAGAGCTTATCTCTTCATCTTAGACACGTTAATACAATGAGACTCTTATCTTAAAGGCAGACTAATAAGCCGATGATCACCAACACCTACAATAGATTTTGTGTCTGGTGACCAGTTTTATTAATCTACATCTGCGGAACTATTATGACCAAAAAATGGCCTCCAATATCGAATAAAACAGGTATCTATTTCATCCCCTATGTATGACACGACAATTAGAAAAAAGCCCAGTGTGTGTTACATGCTCTAGGCTAAAAATAACTTTCTCATCATACAATCAGATGGCTCCCTTTTTAAGACACCGTTCCTTGTGtattcacgtgatcgcCAACCACTCCATTATTAAAACTACACTCATTGAAAAGCAactggtacgagtaggACTTTTCGATGTGTTGGAACTGACTAAGCGCTTCCAGCAGGCCACGCCGTAGCATGAGGTACTAACGACAAGCTACTTAGCAGTAGTTACTGCTAAAAGCAGCCACTGGGTATCCACAGCTCGTGTTCATCATGCCGATACACACACCCAATGTGAATACAGTATCGATCGAATTTATGTATCCtacactactgtatgtactatatgtacatactgtcgctacagtacaagtaccggtaaCTATACAAGACCACATATTCGTACGGAATTAGCTACCGTTACAAGttcgagtacagtatggCCATACGAACACACAGATCCGTCATAATAGTTACGTTATTTAAATATATTGGGTTCGTTTGAAGCTGCTTAAAGCTTGGAGTCGAGTCGAATCTCCTCAATTCGGTTGTCCTCGACCATGAAGTCGGCGTAAGGCTTGGCCTTAACCTTGTTGAGGTCATCGACAGAGATTCGCCGGGCCTCGGTGGCAGGGTTGTAACCCAGTCGGGTCTTTCCGTTCTCACCACCCTCCTTGTAGAAGTCGGGTCGCTTGTAGACGGCCATGACGACAGcgccaccaagaccaacgTTGTGCTGAAGACAAGCCTTGGTGTCCTTGACCAGTCGGTTGTCGGCCCAGCCTCGCAGGTGCCAGACCAGCTCTGAGCACTGAGCAAGACCAGTGGCACCGAGAGGGTGACCCTTGGAAATGAGTCCTCCAGAGGGGTTGATGACGTACTTGCCGCCGTAAGTGTGGTCACCGTTCATGACAAAGTCACAGGCAGTGCCAGGCTTGCACAGACCCATGGCATCAATGGAGACAAGCTCGTTGGCAGAGAAACAGTCGTGCAGCTCGACAACCTGGACATCATCGGGGGTCATCTTGGCCTGCTTGAACACGTCCTGGGCAGCCTTTCGGGTCATGTCAGAGCCCACAAGCTCAATGGAGTCCTTGGAGAAAAGCTTGGGGGTGTCGGTGGCCATAGCAATACCGGCAATCTCAATGGCCTGGTTCTGGAGATGGgggttctccttgatgaacTTCTCGGAACAGATGACGacggcagcagcaccgTCGGAGGTGGGGCAGCAGTGCAGCTTGGTAAGGTTGTGGACCTTGGGGGCGTTCTTGATCTGATCCAGGGTGTACACGGTCTGGAACTGGGAGTAGGGGTTTCGAGAAGAGTGCTCGTGGTTGGCCTGGGCAATTCGGTCGAGACACTCGGGGTTACcgttgttcttgttgatgtaggCCTTTCCGGCGTTACCGAACAGCTGGCAGACAAGACCGGCCTCGGACTGCTCCTCAATGTCAAACATCATCTGCATGGACTTGTCCATGGGGGACACTCGGTCGGTCCACTTGGTACCGAGAGATCCAggctccatcttctcgaATCCAACACAGAGAACACAGTCGAGGACACCGGCCTTAATGAGCTGAGAACCAATGAAAAGAGCTGTGGATCCAGTGGAAcagttgttgttgacgttCATGACGGGGATACCGGTCATACCGAGCTGGTAGACAACCCGCTGGCCGGAGGTAGAGTCTCCATAGACGTAGCCAGCAACACACTGCTCGACCTTGTCGTAAGTGATTCCGGCATCAAGAAGAGCCTTGACGGCGGCCTCGAGACCCATCTCCTCGTAGCCCATCAGATCTCGGGGCTTGATGAACTTGGTCATGCCGACACCGGCAACGTAAACAGGGTTGGACATTTTGGATGTGTGTGATGA from Yarrowia lipolytica chromosome 1D, complete sequence encodes:
- a CDS encoding uncharacterized protein (Compare to YALI0D00176g, similar to uniprot|Q873I6 Neurospora crassa B9B11. 130 Probable sterol carrier protein Neurospora crassa) produces the protein MSNPVYVAGVGMTKFIKPRDLMGYEEMGLEAAVKALLDAGITYDKVEQCVAGYVYGDSTSGQRVVYQLGMTGIPVMNVNNNCSTGSTALFIGSQLIKAGVLDCVLCVGFEKMEPGSLGTKWTDRVSPMDKSMQMMFDIEEQSEAGLVCQLFGNAGKAYINKNNGNPECLDRIAQANHEHSSRNPYSQFQTVYTLDQIKNAPKVHNLTKLHCCPTSDGAAAVVICSEKFIKENPHLQNQAIEIAGIAMATDTPKLFSKDSIELVGSDMTRKAAQDVFKQAKMTPDDVQVVELHDCFSANELVSIDAMGLCKPGTACDFVMNGDHTYGGKYVINPSGGLISKGHPLGATGLAQCSELVWHLRGWADNRLVKDTKACLQHNVGLGGAVVMAVYKRPDFYKEGGENGKTRLGYNPATEARRISVDDLNKVKAKPYADFMVEDNRIEEIRLDSKL